CCTCGAGGACGCCCGGATAAAGGCCGTCCATAACCCCCGCAACCGCGGCTTCGGCTACAACTACACCGAAGGGGTAAGGCTCTCGGGGAAGGAGTACGTCATAATGGTGCCGGGCGATAACGAGATCCCGTGCGCGGCCATACGCAAGGTGCTCGCACGCCTCGGCACGGCCGACATCGTTGTGCCCTATACGGCGAACCCGGAGGTAAGGCCCGTAGCGAGGCAAGTCGTATCGAAAGCCTTCGTCCTCCTCATGAACGCCCTCTTCGCCCTGGACCTCAGATACTATAACGGGACGTGCGTCCA
This genomic stretch from Thermodesulfobacteriota bacterium harbors:
- a CDS encoding glycosyltransferase, translated to LEDARIKAVHNPRNRGFGYNYTEGVRLSGKEYVIMVPGDNEIPCAAIRKVLARLGTADIVVPYTANPEVRPVARQVVSKAFVLLMNALFALDLRYYNGTCVHRSELLKKVSMTSRDFAYMAAILVRLIKSGASFTEVGVEIQQREGGSSKAFSPRNVVSVMKTILTLFWEVRVRERARYSSPARRVADGTAGGRGSG